Genomic DNA from Pseudomonas sp. CCC3.1:
AACTGCACCGAGACACTATAGCTATCGCCAAAAAACACCGGCGCTTGAACGCACGTTACCGAAACCTTCAATCCAGGCATGCCCAGCACTTCGCGCAGCTCTGTGACCAAGCGTTTTTCCAACGGCACATGACCTTGCGTATCCGGCTTGCCAACCTGCGCCAACACATTAAAGGCCATCTGGCGATCAAAGAAACGGGTCTCCAGCGGGTGCAGATTCAACAGTGCGGTGGTCTGACGGGCTAATTCGGACACAGCTTCACGGCCTTGAGCCGAAACCGCCAGACACGCCGTTACCGTGACCCGCTGTATATCGACCACGCCGCGCAACGGCGCCAGCACCACGGCCAGGGCGGTGGCAGATGGGCTTGGACTGCTGATTTGTACCGGCTTTGGCAAACCGGCCAAAATCTGTGCATTGGACTCAGGTACCACCTGTGGCGCCTGGGCTGAAGGCAGTGCGCCCGACAAGTCGATCACCCTGCAGCCAGCGGCATTGGCTTTGGCCGCAAAGCTCAAAGACACGGCAGGCCCCGCCGCAAAAAAAACTAATTGGACTTTGCTGAAGTCGAACTCGTCGACCTCACGCACTCTGACGTTTTTACCTCGAAACGGCACCGAACTGCCGGCCGACTCGCTACTGGCCAGCAGATGCAAGTTCGCAACCGGGAAGTCGCGTTCTTCAAGGATTTGCACAATAGTTTCGCCGACAGTGCCGGTGGCGCCGACGACGGCGATATCAAAGGACTGGTTCATGGATCTACCTCAGGCGAAACGTGGGGAGGCGCACTTTAACTGCCCGGCGTAAGCCAGGCAATTAAAGCGGTGGATGAGGTGACGCCATAGCCTTACGACTGCGTTGCAGTCGCATGCTGGCGTGCATTAATGATTATCAAGGGGCAAAAACCAGCGCTCTACAAGGTCTTTGCCGATCACGCCGTGATACACGTTGACGGTGGCCTGAGGGCTTTTCGACTTTTTGAGCTGCGAGTAATAGCTTTCTCTGCGTTGGGACTTGAGCTTCAAATGGGCCACGCCGTAGTTTTCCTTTGGCGTTTCCGCCTCCGCATAGTGAATGTGGGCATACCAAAGCGGGGCACCCTTCTTGTCATTGATCGCGTATTCCTGAATGAAGTCTTGACGTTCGCCGGCCAGTTTTATCCGCGCACCCAACCCCGCTATCTGCACACGGTCTTGGTCAAGCAGATACTGAAGGTTGCCGTGAGTGGGAGGCAATTCAAGGCTCAACTGGATGCGCAGTTCCTTGCCTTTCTCCGTCAAGCGCGTAGCGCCACTGCGCAGGTTTTCGACCAAGACCAGGTCCGATTGCACAACTGTATTTAGAGGCTGAGCATCGATGGCTTTGCTGAGTTCTGCCGCCAAGCGATTGAGGCGATCTGCCTCGTGCTGAAGAACTTCTTGAACTTCCTGTGGGTATCTGGAAATTTTTTTATATTCCTCAGCCCTGCGCAGATGCTTATCGAGGTCAGCGTAGCCTTTGCGAGCCTCACCTTTGAGGATATCGAGGGGCCGTGTGGCGGAAGGGGCCATAGGCGTCACTACTTTTATTTCGTCCCAAACCTCGCCGTGTTCTGAATAAGTGCCGAGTAGCTGATCGTTTTCTTCAGACCGAACTTCGACGACTTCAACAGGCCACTCGCCCCCCGCCGGTATTAACTTGCCAATCAACCGCCCACTGTTGCGGGTTTTAATAATTCGTTTTGGGGCACCCGTTGTCGGCGCACGGTGGGGCTTGTCCGGCAATTCAGCCGCCTTGGCACCCGGTTTAATCTCGGCAGCCATTTTTTTTGCGACGTCTTGGTAAAGGCCA
This window encodes:
- a CDS encoding aspartate-semialdehyde dehydrogenase → MNQSFDIAVVGATGTVGETIVQILEERDFPVANLHLLASSESAGSSVPFRGKNVRVREVDEFDFSKVQLVFFAAGPAVSLSFAAKANAAGCRVIDLSGALPSAQAPQVVPESNAQILAGLPKPVQISSPSPSATALAVVLAPLRGVVDIQRVTVTACLAVSAQGREAVSELARQTTALLNLHPLETRFFDRQMAFNVLAQVGKPDTQGHVPLEKRLVTELREVLGMPGLKVSVTCVQAPVFFGDSYSVSVQLAAPVDLDAVNAALEAGDGIELVEAGDYPTAVGDAVGQDVVYVGRVRHGVDDTRELNLWLTSDNVRKGAALNAVQLAELLIKDPL